Proteins encoded in a region of the Streptomyces sp. NBC_00310 genome:
- a CDS encoding AMP-binding protein, translating into MDVSIGTIWEAVCHALPHAVAITEPGREITYREFDERASRLATAMEEAGVGEGDTVACYLYNGATYLETVFAAFKLGAVPVNANYRYTGEELSELLTDADAAVVVFSGALAARVTHAADHVSTLKLLVRDGAEPADGPAGPVVPELEELLAEHEPRKPQPRPGSDRLFMYTGGTTGKPKGVVWRQSDLLHSLVVPIFHPLGVTELPATLDEAVTIAVEAHREGSAPTTMPVVPLMHATGLFNTMGALMVGGRAVTARQGGLDPEHVWRTVAEQRVATVIVAGNAVCRPLVDELVRAEQAGMPHALRSVRRVLSSGTALSDVLKRRLHERAEITVIDAIASSEGGPFAFAITSSLRDLPARFFPVPATRVIGDNDRFVEPGSDDVGKLAYCGPMPLGYYKDTEKSATTFRTIDGVRYAIPGDLARLEADGAIRFLGRGSGVINTGGEKVHPQEVENALLSHPGVTDCVVVGVPDETWGERVAAVVAVRADTTVTGEELRDWARQSLAGYKVPRSVVLTDVLPRTPTGKLEVAWAKKTVQESDAGDRV; encoded by the coding sequence GTGGACGTGTCCATCGGCACGATCTGGGAGGCGGTGTGCCATGCGCTGCCCCACGCCGTCGCCATCACGGAGCCCGGGCGCGAGATCACTTACCGTGAGTTCGACGAGCGGGCGTCACGGCTGGCCACCGCGATGGAAGAGGCCGGGGTCGGCGAGGGCGACACCGTGGCCTGCTACCTGTACAACGGCGCCACCTACCTGGAGACGGTCTTCGCCGCATTCAAACTCGGTGCCGTACCGGTGAACGCCAACTACCGCTACACCGGCGAGGAGCTCTCCGAACTCCTGACCGACGCCGACGCGGCAGTGGTCGTCTTCAGCGGCGCCCTGGCCGCCCGGGTCACGCATGCCGCCGACCATGTGAGCACGCTGAAGCTGCTCGTGAGGGACGGCGCTGAGCCTGCCGACGGCCCGGCCGGGCCTGTCGTACCCGAGCTGGAAGAACTGCTGGCGGAGCATGAACCGCGTAAGCCGCAGCCACGCCCCGGATCCGACCGGCTCTTCATGTACACCGGCGGGACCACCGGCAAGCCGAAGGGCGTGGTGTGGCGACAGAGCGATCTGCTGCACTCCCTGGTGGTCCCGATCTTCCATCCGCTCGGTGTCACCGAGCTGCCGGCGACGCTCGACGAGGCTGTGACCATCGCGGTCGAGGCACACCGCGAAGGCAGCGCGCCGACCACGATGCCCGTCGTGCCGCTGATGCACGCCACCGGACTGTTCAACACCATGGGCGCTTTGATGGTGGGAGGCAGGGCGGTCACCGCGCGGCAGGGCGGGCTCGACCCGGAGCACGTCTGGCGCACGGTCGCCGAGCAGCGGGTCGCGACGGTCATCGTCGCGGGCAATGCCGTGTGCCGACCGCTCGTCGACGAGCTCGTGCGGGCGGAGCAGGCGGGGATGCCGCACGCTCTGCGCTCTGTGCGCAGGGTCCTCAGCTCCGGCACGGCTCTCAGCGACGTACTCAAGCGGCGACTGCACGAGCGAGCCGAGATCACGGTCATCGATGCCATCGCGTCGAGCGAAGGGGGGCCTTTCGCCTTCGCGATCACCTCCTCCCTCAGAGACCTGCCCGCCCGATTCTTCCCCGTGCCCGCGACGAGGGTGATCGGCGACAACGACCGGTTCGTCGAACCCGGCAGTGACGACGTCGGGAAGCTCGCCTACTGCGGGCCCATGCCGCTCGGTTACTACAAGGACACCGAGAAGAGCGCGACGACGTTCCGCACGATCGACGGGGTCCGGTACGCGATCCCCGGTGATCTCGCCCGTCTTGAGGCCGACGGCGCGATCCGGTTCCTCGGACGCGGCTCGGGCGTGATCAACACGGGCGGGGAGAAGGTGCACCCGCAGGAAGTGGAGAATGCCCTGCTCTCCCACCCCGGTGTGACCGACTGTGTCGTCGTCGGCGTCCCTGACGAGACCTGGGGCGAGCGGGTCGCCGCCGTCGTGGCTGTCCGGGCGGACACGACCGTCACCGGGGAGGAGCTGCGCGACTGGGCTCGGCAGAGCCTCGCCGGCTACAAGGTGCCGCGCTCCGTGGTCCTGACGGACGTCCTGCCCCGAACCCCCACCGGCAAGCTCGAAGTCGCCTGGGCCAAGAAGACCGTCCAGGAGTCCGACGCGGGCGACAGGGTGTGA
- a CDS encoding superoxide dismutase encodes MTSSLARRQILGAGIALGATALIGGTAQAAPGTARSWPGEFSLPNGWGPEGVAIGSAPYAYFGSIATGGVYRVNLTNGKGKVVHRGLGRMTVGLKVDSWGRLFLAGGSSGELRVVDAHSGALRANHVVAGENSFVNDVLLTRDAAWFTESFSAQLFKLPLGRQGRIGAPESLTLSGDWVQSGFTSNGISLTPDGSALLVTNAAADGGSLMRVNPRTGVARKVDLGDTALPSGDGLVLIGRTLYVVQPNPNQVDVIRLNRSGTRGTAIGVIRDDRFDLPTTAAAYKGRLYLPNSRFTTPDRDENTPYNAVSVPLV; translated from the coding sequence ATGACAAGTTCTCTCGCACGCAGGCAGATTCTCGGCGCGGGCATCGCCCTGGGAGCGACGGCCCTGATCGGTGGTACGGCACAGGCCGCCCCGGGCACCGCCAGATCCTGGCCCGGGGAGTTCTCGCTGCCCAACGGCTGGGGGCCGGAGGGAGTCGCGATCGGCTCCGCGCCGTACGCCTACTTCGGATCGATCGCCACCGGCGGCGTGTACCGGGTGAACCTCACGAACGGCAAGGGCAAGGTCGTCCACCGCGGCCTGGGACGCATGACGGTCGGCCTGAAGGTCGACTCCTGGGGCCGGCTGTTCCTGGCCGGCGGCAGCAGTGGTGAACTGCGGGTCGTCGACGCCCACAGTGGTGCGCTGCGCGCCAACCACGTGGTCGCCGGCGAGAACAGTTTCGTCAACGACGTCCTGCTCACCCGCGACGCCGCCTGGTTCACCGAGTCGTTCAGCGCACAGCTGTTCAAGCTGCCCCTGGGCCGGCAGGGCCGCATCGGCGCCCCGGAGAGCCTCACGCTGAGCGGTGACTGGGTGCAGTCCGGTTTCACGTCCAACGGCATCTCGCTCACCCCCGACGGCAGCGCCCTGCTCGTCACCAACGCGGCCGCGGACGGCGGATCACTGATGCGCGTCAACCCCCGCACCGGCGTGGCCCGCAAGGTGGACCTGGGTGACACGGCGCTGCCCAGCGGCGACGGGCTGGTGCTCATCGGCCGCACTCTCTACGTGGTCCAGCCCAACCCCAACCAGGTGGACGTGATCCGGCTCAACCGGTCGGGCACAAGGGGCACCGCGATCGGGGTGATCAGGGACGACCGCTTCGACCTGCCCACCACGGCCGCCGCGTACAAGGGTCGGCTCTACCTGCCCAACTCCCGCTTCACCACCCCGGACCGGGACGAGAACACCCCTTACAACGCGGTGTCCGTGCCGTTGGTGTGA
- a CDS encoding aldehyde dehydrogenase family protein, whose translation MAVKRVYVHRSRYDELVDALTSALDTHCVGAGTDPASTMGPLNSAAQRDTVTAMLAEAADAGAEVRERGTLAPGAATSAGHFLRPALVLDPDPRLRIVTEQQFGPALPILPFDDVDSVVDRVNNDSPSPKRTPSRRTDRNGECGCTPPALSGRGTAALRPYVRATDPARFERTGSSRTPAVRHTNGTDTAL comes from the coding sequence ATGGCGGTCAAACGGGTGTACGTCCATCGCTCCCGCTACGACGAACTCGTCGACGCGCTGACCTCCGCCCTCGACACTCATTGCGTGGGCGCGGGAACCGATCCCGCCTCGACCATGGGCCCGCTCAACAGCGCCGCCCAACGCGACACAGTCACCGCCATGCTGGCCGAGGCCGCCGACGCCGGAGCCGAGGTGCGTGAACGGGGCACCCTGGCCCCCGGCGCCGCCACCTCCGCGGGCCACTTCCTGCGTCCCGCACTCGTCCTCGACCCCGACCCCCGCTTGCGGATCGTCACCGAGCAGCAGTTCGGCCCCGCCCTGCCGATCCTGCCTTTCGACGACGTCGATTCCGTGGTGGACCGGGTCAACAACGACTCTCCTTCACCGAAGCGCACACCATCACGACGCACGGATAGAAACGGCGAGTGCGGCTGTACCCCGCCGGCCTTGAGCGGGCGGGGTACAGCCGCACTCCGGCCGTACGTCAGAGCAACGGACCCCGCCCGCTTCGAGCGGACGGGGTCCAGTCGTACTCCGGCCGTACGTCACACCAACGGCACGGACACCGCGTTGTAA
- a CDS encoding response regulator transcription factor: MVRRGIRAYLEVLDDMEVAAEAADGQEALTRLDAMAVHRELPDVVLIDLLMPRMDGATAIGAIKQRHPGVRVVVLTSFGEMERVHAALAQGAAGYLLKDADAGEVVAAIRAAARGEVFLDPAVARGLTQEIVSPPTGLASLTGRERDVLVLVAEGRSNQQIADELVISERTARTHVSNVLRKLRLTSRTQAALLAVRQGLVPPKG, from the coding sequence GTGGTACGCCGCGGAATCCGCGCCTACCTCGAGGTCCTGGACGACATGGAGGTGGCTGCGGAGGCCGCCGACGGCCAGGAGGCGCTCACCAGGCTGGACGCGATGGCCGTGCACCGGGAACTGCCGGACGTGGTGCTGATCGACCTGCTCATGCCCAGGATGGACGGGGCCACGGCGATCGGAGCGATCAAGCAGCGTCACCCCGGTGTCCGGGTCGTGGTGCTCACCAGCTTCGGCGAGATGGAACGCGTCCACGCGGCGCTCGCCCAGGGAGCCGCCGGCTACCTGCTCAAGGACGCCGATGCGGGTGAGGTGGTAGCCGCGATCCGCGCGGCCGCCCGGGGCGAGGTCTTCCTCGACCCCGCGGTGGCCAGGGGACTCACCCAGGAGATCGTTTCGCCACCGACCGGGCTCGCCTCGCTCACCGGCCGGGAACGCGATGTCCTCGTCCTGGTCGCCGAAGGACGGTCGAACCAGCAGATCGCCGACGAGTTGGTGATCAGCGAGCGCACCGCCCGCACCCACGTGAGCAACGTCCTGCGCAAACTCCGGCTCACCTCCCGGACCCAGGCCGCGCTGCTCGCGGTACGGCAAGGGCTGGTGCCCCCGAAGGGCTGA
- a CDS encoding sensor histidine kinase, translating to MSASPLVGWDDIAAAAPDGLAVLDCVGRFVRLNPAAVALLEADSEGELIGGPSPFTPAEGVGACRAGLLEARSDEQVAHWEPASGPRREFAYRTRSLPTDPKFTVVSFRDVTDEWHRQRRIAAIARTSIALASEGSLGSTLDAVAQQIVQADGLAGVQILTLDSTGRELRLMGSAGLRHWDGFLDRLLECRDRGARLRMLDTLRERKPIVVPHRWAQILEDPAWEPLHAYLGELNWDSFVSVPLMARGRPEGVLNAYFAPGQEIGSRTLEFLAAMAEQAALAVDHATLLQTEREGARRNERQRLARDLHDSIVQQVFSIGMQANAVGVLGARGEAVSAVAVRNFADEVGSLSRTVLADLRAMVHELRPSDSLRLGLEDAVTTLVKSTENRTGLSIRLECGQEVDAVEPELAEDMYRIVAEAIHNVVKHAEATAVTIRLGIRDHTLTAVIRDDGCGFADSGGRRDAPDSEGGRSTGPHRHHGYGLTTMRERAERWGGTMRIRSGARSGTTVRVVVPLPVRVPQAPPADSERGRNAPSAVPLTEAEHSARSGS from the coding sequence ATGTCCGCGTCGCCGCTCGTGGGGTGGGACGACATCGCCGCCGCCGCGCCGGACGGCCTCGCCGTTCTGGACTGCGTGGGCCGCTTCGTACGGCTGAACCCGGCGGCCGTCGCGCTGCTCGAGGCGGACTCGGAGGGTGAGCTGATCGGTGGGCCGTCCCCGTTCACGCCGGCGGAGGGGGTCGGCGCATGCCGGGCCGGGCTGCTGGAAGCTCGATCGGACGAGCAGGTGGCCCACTGGGAGCCCGCATCCGGACCCCGTCGCGAGTTTGCCTACCGGACCCGCAGTCTGCCGACCGACCCGAAGTTCACGGTGGTGTCGTTCCGCGACGTCACCGACGAATGGCATCGGCAGCGCAGGATCGCGGCGATCGCCCGGACGTCGATAGCGCTGGCTTCGGAAGGCTCGCTCGGCTCGACACTGGACGCCGTGGCCCAGCAGATCGTCCAGGCGGACGGCCTGGCCGGCGTGCAGATCCTCACCCTCGACAGCACCGGCCGAGAACTGAGGCTGATGGGTTCTGCAGGGCTGCGGCACTGGGACGGGTTCCTCGACCGTCTCCTGGAGTGTCGTGACCGGGGCGCCAGGCTGCGCATGCTGGACACCCTGAGGGAGCGCAAGCCGATCGTCGTGCCGCACCGATGGGCCCAGATCCTCGAGGACCCCGCCTGGGAACCGCTGCACGCGTACCTCGGGGAGCTGAACTGGGACTCTTTCGTCAGTGTGCCGCTGATGGCGCGCGGCCGTCCCGAAGGGGTGCTGAACGCCTACTTCGCCCCCGGCCAGGAGATCGGCAGCCGGACACTGGAGTTCCTCGCCGCCATGGCGGAACAGGCCGCCCTCGCCGTCGACCACGCCACGCTGCTCCAGACGGAGCGTGAGGGTGCCCGCCGCAACGAGCGTCAGCGCCTCGCCCGCGACCTGCACGACTCGATCGTCCAGCAGGTGTTCTCCATCGGCATGCAGGCCAACGCCGTGGGAGTGCTGGGTGCGCGGGGCGAAGCGGTTTCCGCGGTGGCGGTCCGGAACTTCGCGGACGAAGTCGGGTCCCTGTCGCGGACCGTCCTCGCCGATCTCCGGGCCATGGTGCATGAACTCCGTCCGTCCGACTCCCTACGGCTCGGGCTGGAGGACGCGGTGACCACGCTCGTCAAGAGCACCGAGAACCGGACGGGTCTCAGCATTCGGCTGGAGTGCGGGCAGGAAGTGGACGCGGTCGAACCCGAACTGGCCGAGGACATGTACCGGATCGTCGCCGAGGCCATCCACAACGTGGTCAAGCATGCGGAGGCCACCGCCGTCACCATCCGCCTCGGCATACGTGACCACACACTGACCGCCGTGATCCGCGATGACGGCTGCGGATTCGCGGACTCCGGCGGACGACGGGACGCGCCGGACAGCGAAGGGGGCCGAAGCACCGGTCCCCACCGGCACCACGGCTACGGACTGACGACCATGCGCGAAAGGGCGGAGCGATGGGGCGGCACCATGAGGATCAGATCCGGCGCGAGGAGCGGCACGACCGTACGGGTCGTCGTACCCCTTCCGGTACGAGTGCCCCAGGCGCCGCCCGCGGACTCGGAGCGCGGCCGGAACGCTCCGTCGGCAGTCCCGCTCACGGAGGCGGAGCACTCCGCCCGGTCCGGGTCCTGA
- a CDS encoding PadR family transcriptional regulator, with protein sequence MALRNAVMAALLEGEASGYDLAKAFDATVANFWMSTPQQLYRELDRMEAEGLVTARIVEQKRRPNKRLFSLTEAGQKAVHAYTAEPLGKPAVIRDELLVKVQCLDAGDMEAVRTAITERLEWATAKLARYERLRQRLLDGRSEEAYFAEAERIGPYLTLLRGMSFERENLQWGDMALRRLEQRTAALRADG encoded by the coding sequence ATGGCTTTGCGGAACGCGGTGATGGCCGCACTGTTGGAGGGCGAGGCGTCCGGGTACGACCTCGCGAAGGCGTTCGACGCGACGGTCGCCAACTTCTGGATGTCGACGCCTCAGCAGCTCTACCGGGAGCTGGATCGCATGGAGGCCGAAGGACTCGTCACGGCCCGTATCGTCGAGCAGAAGCGCCGCCCCAACAAGCGACTGTTCTCCTTGACGGAGGCCGGGCAGAAGGCCGTCCACGCCTACACCGCCGAGCCCTTGGGTAAACCGGCGGTGATCCGGGACGAGTTGCTTGTCAAGGTGCAGTGCCTGGACGCGGGCGACATGGAAGCGGTCCGGACCGCCATCACCGAGCGCTTGGAGTGGGCCACCGCCAAGCTGGCCCGCTACGAGCGGCTCCGGCAGCGCCTGCTCGACGGGCGCTCCGAGGAGGCGTACTTCGCCGAGGCCGAGCGCATCGGCCCGTATCTCACCCTGCTGCGCGGGATGTCGTTCGAGCGGGAGAACCTCCAGTGGGGGGACATGGCGCTGCGCAGGCTCGAACAGCGCACGGCCGCGCTCCGGGCCGACGGCTGA
- a CDS encoding SDR family NAD(P)-dependent oxidoreductase: protein MLDGKAAIVTGAGRGLGRAYARAMAAAGASVVVNDLDADVAKETVDLITDAGGAAVAHVGAVGGSEFADGLVRRAVDEFGRLDVMVTNAGALRDRTLRNTTDDDFDVVVDSHLRGTFTCGRAAAAHFREQGEGGRLILVGSPAGQRASFGQTAYSASKGAIVAMARTWALELAKIDVTVNAIVPTALTRMVATMPRVGDLVAKVDAGEPVPDAVRRQGLGSPDDVAPVIVYLASKESAHITGQAIAAGGDRIALWTHPGEVEERFRQDGWTAGSVAELFSGTYADRLQDFRPTPLDLAAFEEA, encoded by the coding sequence ATGCTCGACGGCAAAGCCGCCATTGTCACAGGTGCGGGCCGAGGCCTGGGACGTGCCTACGCCCGTGCCATGGCGGCGGCGGGTGCCTCCGTCGTCGTGAACGACCTGGACGCCGACGTGGCCAAGGAGACGGTCGACCTGATCACGGACGCGGGCGGAGCAGCTGTCGCGCACGTCGGGGCGGTCGGCGGTTCCGAGTTCGCCGACGGGCTGGTGCGGCGCGCGGTCGACGAGTTCGGCCGGCTCGATGTGATGGTCACCAACGCCGGTGCGCTGCGTGACAGGACCCTGCGCAACACCACCGACGACGACTTCGACGTCGTCGTCGACAGCCATCTGCGCGGTACGTTCACCTGCGGCCGCGCGGCGGCGGCCCACTTCCGGGAACAGGGCGAGGGCGGTCGGCTCATCCTGGTGGGATCGCCGGCGGGGCAGCGCGCCAGCTTCGGCCAGACCGCGTACTCGGCCTCCAAGGGCGCGATCGTCGCGATGGCACGCACCTGGGCGCTCGAACTCGCGAAGATCGATGTCACCGTCAACGCCATCGTGCCCACCGCGCTGACCCGCATGGTGGCGACCATGCCCCGGGTCGGTGACCTCGTGGCGAAGGTCGACGCGGGGGAGCCCGTTCCCGACGCCGTCCGGCGGCAGGGGCTGGGATCGCCGGACGACGTGGCACCGGTCATCGTGTATCTGGCGTCGAAGGAGTCGGCCCACATCACCGGACAGGCCATCGCGGCGGGGGGCGACCGGATCGCTCTGTGGACGCACCCCGGTGAGGTCGAGGAGCGGTTCCGGCAGGACGGCTGGACCGCCGGATCAGTCGCGGAACTCTTCTCCGGCACCTATGCGGACCGGCTTCAGGACTTCAGGCCCACGCCCCTCGATCTGGCGGCCTTCGAGGAGGCGTGA
- a CDS encoding SGNH/GDSL hydrolase family protein yields the protein MSSSGYLRYVALGDSHTEGLGDGDDVRGLRGWADRLAEQVARHSPGLLYANLAVRGRKAGQVRAEQLAPALAMRPDLATVVAGVNDALRPGCDLDEVAGHVEAMFAALTAQGATVATLMFPDVGRITPLARPIGHRVLALNARIREAADRHGVVVAETAAHAAATDPRLWSADRLHAGPLGHARIAAAVAQALGLPGSDDKWTLPLPVEGTDVSVWRTVGAEVRWAGTFLGPWVGRRLRGRSSGDGRQAKRPALLPVAASAGDISPSV from the coding sequence GTGTCGAGCAGCGGGTATCTGCGCTATGTCGCCCTGGGCGACAGTCATACCGAGGGGCTCGGGGACGGCGACGATGTCCGTGGTCTTCGGGGCTGGGCGGACCGGCTCGCCGAGCAGGTCGCCCGCCACAGCCCCGGCCTGCTCTACGCCAACCTCGCGGTGCGCGGCCGTAAGGCCGGTCAGGTGCGCGCCGAGCAGCTGGCTCCGGCCCTCGCGATGCGGCCCGACCTCGCCACCGTGGTGGCTGGGGTCAACGATGCGTTGCGCCCGGGCTGCGACCTCGACGAGGTGGCCGGCCATGTTGAGGCGATGTTCGCCGCCCTCACCGCGCAGGGCGCCACCGTCGCGACCCTCATGTTTCCCGATGTCGGGCGTATCACGCCGTTGGCTCGCCCGATCGGTCACCGTGTTCTCGCACTCAACGCGCGCATCCGGGAGGCCGCCGACCGCCACGGCGTAGTAGTGGCGGAGACGGCCGCGCACGCGGCGGCGACCGATCCGCGGTTGTGGAGTGCTGACCGGCTGCACGCCGGCCCGCTGGGACACGCGCGCATCGCGGCTGCCGTGGCCCAGGCGCTCGGTCTGCCGGGCAGTGACGACAAGTGGACCCTTCCCCTTCCGGTCGAGGGGACAGACGTCTCTGTCTGGAGGACCGTGGGTGCCGAAGTGCGCTGGGCCGGCACCTTCCTCGGCCCTTGGGTCGGCCGCCGCCTGCGTGGCCGCTCCTCCGGCGACGGCCGCCAGGCCAAGCGGCCGGCGCTGCTTCCGGTGGCCGCGTCCGCTGGGGACATCTCCCCATCGGTGTGA
- a CDS encoding aldehyde dehydrogenase family protein translates to MSVQRPHIEPGRLFIGGEWRDAESKERRDVIDPSTGKVVTTVADADGTDLAAAVAAARDAFDAGPWPRTPARERARVLHRVADLVRERADEIAAVESLDVGKPVSFSRGVDVETVAETYEYYSALAQSLDGATRQLPIPSHAYTRREPIGVVGAITPFNFPLILSTSKFAPALAAGNTIVHKPADETPLSALLMAEILADAGVPSGVVNVVTGSGPVLGEALVRHPGVDKIAFTGSTRVGRLAASTAGEQLKPVTMELGGNAPHIVFEDADVGKAIGAIIKAFVFNTGQFCMGGPRLLVHRSLYDTMLGILADAVPAVPVGDPFDPATVVGPMAGERHVENVERFVKAAVEDGGRIVVGGERLELDGGYYFKPTVIAGLDNDARTVQEEIFGPVLTVQPFDTEEEAIALANSTPYGLAAGLQTSDLARAHRVAARLDAGIVWVNDWAMLDPAVPFGGVKQSGYGRESGPEALQAYTRTKSVVISLV, encoded by the coding sequence ATGAGCGTGCAGCGACCGCACATCGAACCGGGCAGGCTGTTCATCGGCGGAGAGTGGCGGGACGCGGAGTCCAAGGAACGGCGCGACGTCATCGACCCGTCCACCGGCAAAGTCGTCACCACGGTCGCGGACGCCGACGGGACCGATCTCGCCGCCGCGGTGGCCGCTGCCCGTGATGCGTTCGACGCGGGGCCGTGGCCCCGGACACCGGCCCGCGAGCGCGCCCGTGTGCTGCACCGGGTGGCCGATCTGGTGCGCGAACGGGCGGACGAGATCGCCGCCGTGGAGAGCCTCGACGTCGGCAAGCCCGTCTCGTTCAGCCGGGGGGTGGACGTGGAGACCGTGGCCGAGACGTACGAGTACTACTCGGCGCTGGCGCAGAGCCTCGACGGGGCCACGCGGCAGCTCCCCATACCCTCCCACGCCTACACCCGCAGGGAGCCCATCGGCGTGGTGGGAGCGATCACCCCGTTCAACTTCCCGTTGATCCTGAGCACGTCGAAGTTCGCCCCCGCCCTGGCGGCCGGCAACACCATCGTCCACAAACCGGCCGACGAGACCCCCCTCAGCGCGCTGCTGATGGCGGAGATCCTCGCCGATGCCGGCGTTCCCTCGGGAGTGGTGAACGTCGTCACCGGCAGCGGCCCCGTCCTGGGAGAGGCACTGGTGCGTCACCCAGGCGTCGACAAGATCGCCTTCACAGGGTCGACGAGGGTCGGCCGCCTGGCGGCGAGCACGGCCGGCGAACAACTCAAGCCCGTCACCATGGAGTTGGGCGGCAACGCGCCGCACATCGTCTTCGAGGATGCCGACGTCGGGAAAGCGATCGGCGCGATCATCAAGGCCTTCGTCTTCAACACCGGACAGTTCTGCATGGGCGGACCCCGGCTGCTGGTCCACCGGTCCCTGTACGACACCATGCTGGGCATCCTCGCCGACGCGGTTCCGGCGGTCCCCGTCGGCGACCCCTTCGACCCGGCCACCGTCGTCGGGCCGATGGCCGGCGAGCGGCACGTGGAGAACGTCGAGCGCTTCGTGAAAGCGGCCGTCGAGGACGGCGGCCGCATCGTCGTCGGCGGTGAGCGCTTGGAACTCGACGGCGGTTACTACTTCAAGCCCACCGTCATCGCCGGCCTGGACAACGACGCCCGCACCGTCCAGGAGGAGATCTTCGGCCCGGTACTGACGGTTCAGCCCTTCGACACAGAGGAAGAGGCGATCGCGCTGGCGAACAGCACGCCGTACGGACTCGCCGCCGGTCTGCAGACTTCCGACCTGGCGCGCGCCCATCGGGTCGCCGCGCGACTGGACGCCGGCATCGTCTGGGTCAACGACTGGGCCATGCTCGATCCCGCCGTGCCCTTCGGGGGCGTCAAGCAGTCCGGCTACGGACGCGAATCCGGCCCGGAGGCGCTGCAGGCGTACACGAGGACCAAGTCGGTCGTAATTTCCCTCGTCTGA
- a CDS encoding IclR family transcriptional regulator domain-containing protein → MPRQGTGPDFIEALARGLGVIAAFPPGQPQMSLAQVAGATGLARPTARRILLTLEELGYVRSCEAGFALTPRVLELGVAYVRSMGLWDIARPHMERLVERTGESCSVAQLDGSDIIYVARVAVPKLVTLSVQIGTRFPALQTSLGKVLLAALRADELKQVLAEPSRSGLTPCWQPDLGERDAALREVRARGWALTDQQLAPGIRSVAAPLRDGSGQVIAALNVNCHAAETSVERLVEEHLPPLLQTAGDISADFARVAAVPQA, encoded by the coding sequence GTGCCACGCCAGGGAACAGGACCGGATTTCATCGAGGCATTGGCCCGAGGGCTCGGGGTCATTGCCGCGTTTCCGCCCGGGCAGCCACAGATGTCACTGGCTCAGGTCGCCGGCGCCACCGGGCTCGCCAGGCCGACCGCCCGCAGGATTCTGCTGACCCTGGAGGAACTGGGCTATGTCCGCTCGTGTGAGGCGGGGTTCGCGCTGACCCCCAGGGTGCTCGAACTCGGGGTCGCCTACGTACGCTCCATGGGTCTGTGGGACATCGCGCGGCCCCATATGGAGCGCCTGGTGGAGCGAACCGGCGAGTCGTGCTCCGTGGCTCAGCTGGACGGATCGGACATCATCTATGTGGCCCGGGTGGCTGTCCCCAAGCTCGTGACCCTGTCGGTGCAGATCGGAACACGGTTTCCGGCTCTGCAGACCTCTCTGGGAAAGGTACTGCTGGCAGCCTTGCGGGCCGATGAGCTGAAGCAGGTGCTCGCCGAGCCTTCCCGCTCGGGGCTGACGCCGTGCTGGCAGCCTGACCTCGGCGAACGTGACGCGGCCCTGCGCGAGGTGCGAGCACGGGGATGGGCGCTGACGGACCAGCAGTTGGCGCCCGGTATCCGGTCGGTCGCGGCCCCGCTGCGTGACGGCTCCGGCCAGGTCATCGCGGCGCTCAATGTCAACTGTCACGCGGCCGAGACATCGGTCGAGCGACTTGTCGAGGAGCATCTGCCACCGCTGTTGCAGACGGCGGGAGACATCAGCGCGGATTTCGCCCGCGTCGCCGCGGTGCCGCAGGCCTGA